The genomic DNA TGAAGTCAAAGAAAATGAGACGATTGATCAATGTCTTGAGCGGATGAAGAAAGAAGGATACACACCGGTTAGAAGAATGGAAAAGCCTATTTTTCAAGAAGTAAAAAAAGGCGATTCGATTCAATATGAGCCGATTGGAAGGCAAATTGTGTTTGAGGCCAAAAAAATCGATTAGAAAAAGACGAACATTCTTTTGCTAAAATAAAATATTGTTCGATATTTGGTTGACAATTTTATTTGTAAGCTGTTATGATGAAAGCATAAATTAAGCGTTAACCCCTCGTATAATCATGGGAATATGGCCCATAAGTCTCTACCCGGCAACCGTAAATTGCCGGACTATGAGGGAAAGTTGATATGGCCGGAAATTATTTACTAGCATCTTTTTTAAGATGAATATTTTTATGATTGCATTTTATGCCCGGGCAGATCACTTTCTCTTTAGTTTGAGAGAAGTGTCTGTTACGGGTTTTTATTTTGAAATCTGGAGGGAAAAAGATGGAAGTTCAGGTTGGGGTAATTATGGGGAGTGTTTCTGATTGGGAAACGATGAAACATGCGTGTAATGTGCTGGATCAATTGCAAATTCGTTATGAAAAAAATGTTGTGTCAGCCCACCGGACTCCTGACCTCATGTTTGAATACGCAGAAAATGCCCGTAAGCGGGGATTAAAAGTAATCATAGCCGGAGCAGGCGGAGCAGCCCACTTGCCGGGAATGGTAGCAGCCAAGACGACTTTGCCCGTTATTGGGGTTCCTATACAATCCAAGGCTCTAAACGGTCTTGATTCTCTCTTGTCTATTGTCCAAATGCCTGGAGGAGTTCCTGTTGCTACTGTGGCAATTGGAAAGGCTGGCGCAACGAATGCCGGACTGCTTGCAGCCCAAATATTAGGAGCATTTGACCCGGCAGTTGCCGAAAAGCTTGAAAATTTAAGAGAAGAAACGAAAAAGACAGTTTTAGAAAGCAGGGATGGTCTTGTTTAATAAAACCATTTTACCCGGACAAACAATCGGGATTATTGGCGGCGGACAGCTTGGACGGATGATGGCACTTGCAGCAAAACAAAGCGGTTTTCGAATTGCGGTACTGGATCCTATTGAAGATTCGCCATGCGGACAGGTAGCCGATTATAAAATCATTGGCCAGTATGGCGATTTAGAATCTGTTCAAAAATTAGCCCAAGTATGTGATGTTATTACCTATGAATTTGAAAATATAAATGCAAAGGCATTGGAATGGCTTTGCGAGAATGCGTATGTTCCTCAAGGTTCAAACCTATTGTATATTACACAAGACCGCATTCAAGAAAAGGCAGCAATTCAGGCTGCGGGCTTAGAAGTT from Bacillus methanolicus MGA3 includes the following:
- the purE gene encoding 5-(carboxyamino)imidazole ribonucleotide mutase; this encodes MEVQVGVIMGSVSDWETMKHACNVLDQLQIRYEKNVVSAHRTPDLMFEYAENARKRGLKVIIAGAGGAAHLPGMVAAKTTLPVIGVPIQSKALNGLDSLLSIVQMPGGVPVATVAIGKAGATNAGLLAAQILGAFDPAVAEKLENLREETKKTVLESRDGLV
- a CDS encoding NETI motif-containing protein — its product is MSKEKKKLLFEVKENETIDQCLERMKKEGYTPVRRMEKPIFQEVKKGDSIQYEPIGRQIVFEAKKID